In Phyllopteryx taeniolatus isolate TA_2022b chromosome 8, UOR_Ptae_1.2, whole genome shotgun sequence, one genomic interval encodes:
- the LOC133482404 gene encoding claudin-3-like, which yields MVSQGVQMIGISLATVGCFLVIVVCALPMWKVTAFVGANIITAQTVWQGLWMNCVVQSTGQMQCKVYDSMLALARDLQAARAMTIISILTGIFGVMLSIVGGKCTNCIEEEASKARACILAGVLFIVSGLLCLIPVSWSANAIVTDFYNPLVIQAQLRSFFAMGKIGKETAGQVIGFIGLVGVAVTTGIPMWRVTTFIGANIVTGQIVWDGLWMNCVMQSTGQMQCRLNESVMRLTPDLQAARALVIISLVFGFIGFMITFIGAECTSCLNKETSKAQVVIIGGCLLILAAVLVLIPVTWSATITITDFQNPLTIDEQRREIGAAIYIGWGSTAILLVGGIILTTSCPPQRPVYGYPGSQAAYPYANGSTYAPVYAPASSQPYTPSGSYYPAKPYAAPTGYSPRQYI from the exons ATGGTGTCTCAGGGCGTTCAGATGATCGGCATCTCGTTGGCCACGGTGGGCTGCTTCCTGGTCATTGTGGTGTGCGCGTTACCCATGTGGAAGGTGACGGCCTTCGTGGGTGCCAATATCATTACGGCGCAGACCGTCTGGCAGGGCCTGTGGATGAACTGCGTGGTGCAGAGCACGGGCCAGATGCAGTGCAAG GTCTACGACTCGATGCTGGCGCTGGCGCGGGACCTGCAGGCCGCCCGGGCAATGACCATCATCTCCATCCTGACCGGGATTTTCGGCGTGATGCTGTCAATCGTGGGCGGGAAGTGCACCAACTGCATCGAGGAGGAGGCCTCCAAGGCCAGGGCATGCATCCTGGCCGGGGTCCTGTTCATCGTTTCCGGGCTCCTGTGCCTCATTCCCGTCTCGTGGTCGGCCAACGCCATCGTCACCGACTTCTACAACCCTCTGGTCATCCAGGCCCAGC TACGCAGCTTCTTCGCCATGGGGAAGATCGGCAAGGAGACTGCGGGTCAGGTCATCGGCTTCATCGGGCTGGTGGGGGTGGCGGTGACCACCGGCATCCCCATGTGGAGGGTCACCACCTTCATCGGCGCCAACATCGTGACGGGCCAGATCGTGTGGGACGGCCTATGGATGAACTGCGTGATGCAGAGCACGGGCCAGATGCAGTGTCGACTCAACGAGTCAGTGATGAGGCTGACTCCGGACCTGCAGGCGGCCCGAGCGCTGGTCATCATCTCGCTGGTCTTCGGCTTCATCGGCTTCATGATCACTTTCATCGGAGCCGAGTGCACCAGCTGCCTGAATAAGGAGACCTCCAAGGCCCAGGTGGTGATCATCGGCGGCTGCCTGCTCATCCTGGCCGCCGTCCTGGTCCTGATCCCGGTCACGTGGTCGGCCACCATCACCATCACCGACTTCCAGAACCCCTTGACCATCGACGAGCAGAGGAGGGAGATCGGGGCGGCCATCTACATTGGCTGGGGGTCCACCGCCATCCTCCTGGTAGGCGGCATCATCCTCACCACCTCgtgcccgcctcagagacccgtGTACGGATACCCCGGCTCCCAAGCGGCATACCCCTACGCCAACGGTTCCACGTATGCCCCTGTTTACGCGCCGGCCTCCAGCCAGCCTTACACGCCGAGTGGCTCGTACTATCCCGCCAAGCCGTATGCGGCGCCTACCGGATACTCGCCACGACAGTACATTTAA
- the cldna gene encoding claudin a: protein MVSAGLQMLGAAFGVLGWIGTIVVCALPQWKVTAFVGTSIVTAQTTWEGIWMTCVIQSTGQMQCKVYDSLLALSQDLQAARALVIIAILLGVLGVLLCLAGGKCTNCVRDEGVKVKICMASGVVFILSGVLCLIPVCWTANTIIRDFYNPLTSGSQKRELGAALFIGWGASGLLLIGGALLCANCPPKDDYPAKYSASRASAPKDYI from the coding sequence ATGGTTTCGGCGGGCTTGCAGATGCTGGGCGCCGCCTTCGGCGTCCTGGGCTGGATCGGGACCATCGTGGTGTGCGCGCTGCCCCAGTGGAAGGTGACGGCTTTCGTGGGCACCAGCATCGTGACGGCGCAGACCACCTGGGAGGGAATCTGGATGACCTGCGTGATCCAGAGCACGGGCCAGATGCAGTGCAAGGTCTACGACTCCCTGCTGGCTCTGAGCCAGGACCTCCAGGCCGCCCGGGCCCTGGTCATCATCGCCATCCTGCTGGGCGTGCTCGGGGTGCTGCTGTGCCTGGCGGGCGGCAAGTGCACCAACTGCGTGCGGGACGAGGGCGTCAAGGTCAAAATCTGCATGGCGTCCGGCGttgtcttcatcctgtccgGGGTGCTGTGCCTCATCCCTGTGTGCTGGACTGCCAACACCATTATTAGGGACTTCTACAACCCACTGACTTCGGGCTCCCAGAAGAGGGAGCTGGGGGCCGCCCTGTTCATCGGCTGGGGGGCCTCCGGCCTGCTACTCATAGGCGGCGCCCTCCTCTGCGCCAACTGCCCGCCCAAAGACGACTACCCCGCCAAGTACTCGGCAAGCAGAGCGTCTGCGCCCAAAGACTACATCTGA